The genomic interval ATTCTTAAGTCGATCTTGCAGCTTCCCGGAGTTACTAATGCCCAGGAAGGTGCGACGGGATTTAACGTAAGAGGCGGATCTGTAGATGGTAACCTGGTATTGCTTGATGAAGCCGTTGTATATAACACCTCGCATTTATTCGGGTTCTTTTCTGTCTTCAATGCTGATGTGATCAAAGACCTGAAACTTTATAAGGGAGGTATCCCCGCTAATTTCGGCGGACGTATATCATCTGTACTGGATATTTATCAAAAAGAGGGGAACAACAAGGCGTATCATGTAAACGCGGGTATCGGATTAGTCTCAAGCCGATTGCTAGTTGAAGGTCCTATCGTTAAGGATAAAAGTTCTTTTGTGGTTGCGGGGAGAGGATCTTATGCACATCTCTTTTTGAAAATGGCCAATGAACCCAATTCAGCCTATTTCTACGATCTGAACACCAAGTTCAATTACAAATTCAATGATAAGAACAATGTGTTTGTTTCAGGATACTTTGGCAACGACAACCTGAACTTTAATAACAGTTTCATCAACACCTATGGCAACAAACTTTTCAATCTAAGATGGAACCATATATTCTCCAACAAGATATTTTCTAATGCATCTGCCATTTATAGCGATTATGACTACCAGATCAAGATCAAGACTATCGGTATGGACTGGAAAGCAGAGGTGAAAAATTATAATTTTAAATATGATTTCAAACATTATGTTTCTAACAGCCTCACTTTAAATTACGGCATTAATGCAATTTATTACGATTTCAATCCCGGAACGATCAAGCCTTATGGAGCGGCTTCAGCCATCAATCCGGACCAGTTGGCTAAAAAATACGCTTATGAAAATGCAGCTTATATCAGTGCCGACCAACGTCTCTCTGATAAATTATCCGTCAATTTTGGACTCCGCTACAGCAACTTTCAAAGAGTAGGCGCGCAGGAAGTCTATACTTATGCCAATGACCAACCGGTTATTTATAATAAAGAGTTTCACATTTATGAAGAGGCTGATCCGACAGGAGTGGTCAACTATAAGAAAAATCAACAGATAGCCAGCTTTGGCAACCTGGAACCAAGGGTCGCTCTTGCTTATTCGCTGAACAACGATAATGCTATCAAGGCCAGCTACAATAGAATGAGCCAATATGTTCATTTAATTTCCAATACTGCATCTGCAACTCCGCTTGATATATGGGCTCCTTCTGACAAATACCTTAAACCGGAGATCTTAGACCAGGTAGCGCTGGGATACTTCCACAACTTCA from Chitinophaga filiformis carries:
- a CDS encoding TonB-dependent receptor, whose translation is MKNRILSVLILFFAPVFYAYSQEKVTLSGTISNKSNTETLIGVSIYIPEAKVGLTTNSYGFYSTTLPKGTYTVILTYVGYDRLEESITLTENTKRNFGMTESSKTLDEVVIKNNTPLANIRKPEMSTNKLSIATIKKMPAVLGEVDILKSILQLPGVTNAQEGATGFNVRGGSVDGNLVLLDEAVVYNTSHLFGFFSVFNADVIKDLKLYKGGIPANFGGRISSVLDIYQKEGNNKAYHVNAGIGLVSSRLLVEGPIVKDKSSFVVAGRGSYAHLFLKMANEPNSAYFYDLNTKFNYKFNDKNNVFVSGYFGNDNLNFNNSFINTYGNKLFNLRWNHIFSNKIFSNASAIYSDYDYQIKIKTIGMDWKAEVKNYNFKYDFKHYVSNSLTLNYGINAIYYDFNPGTIKPYGAASAINPDQLAKKYAYENAAYISADQRLSDKLSVNFGLRYSNFQRVGAQEVYTYANDQPVIYNKEFHIYEEADPTGVVNYKKNQQIASFGNLEPRVALAYSLNNDNAIKASYNRMSQYVHLISNTASATPLDIWAPSDKYLKPEILDQVALGYFHNFKDGKYSLEAETFYKKIKNKADYIDGADLLGIDAIERVLLNGEARAYGLELMLKKNTGKLTGWVSYTLSKAQQRTPGRNADEPGINNGEWYRANYDKLHNLSVIGAYSVSPKWSFGAILTFQTGKAATFPNGKYLYQGVAVASYGARNENSLSAYHRLDISATYTPKPNKKKGWQGEWNFSIYNLYNRNNAASYSFRQKEETGRSETRRISIFGIVPGITYNVKF